The Paracoccus aminophilus JCM 7686 genome contains the following window.
TCATCGACCTTTTGACCACGCCCGAGGATCCGCGCGATCTCTTTGGCCTTCTTTCCAAGCCCGAGGCCGCCTGAATGCCCGCATCCGTTCAATCTCCCCGCGCCGTGGTGATGATCCGTCCTCACCATTTCACGCCGAATCCCTCTACGGCTGCGGATAATGCCTTCCAGACGGAGGATGCTTTGCGCAGCGCCGCCGAGATCGCCCGCGCGGCCCATAGCGAGGCAACGCGCGCCGCCGAAGCCCTGCAAGCGGCGGGCGTCACCGTGCATCTTTTCGAGGATGAAACCACCGAGACCCCGGATTCCGTTTTTCCAAACAATTGGTTCTCGACCCATGCCGGTGGGCATGTCGCGATCTATCCGATGTATTCGCCCAATCGTCGCAAAGAGCGCCGTCCCGACATCATCGAGATGCTCAAGCATCGCTACCGCGTGCAGGATGTGATCGATTATTCGGGGCTTGAACAGGATCGGATCTATCTGGAAGGCACCGGGGCGATGGTGCTCGACCATATCGAGCGGGTGGCCTATGCGGCGCGTTCGATGCGCACGAATGAGGTCATTCTTGAGCGGTTCTGCACGCATTTCAACTTCGAGCCGATCGTTTTTGACGCGGTGGATGCGCAGGGCAAGCCGGTCTATCACACCAACGTTTTGATGTGCATCGGCACGGATTTCGCGATGATCGGTCTGGATACGGTCAAGGATGCCGCCCGCCGTGCCGAGATCCGCGACCGTCTGGCGGGCAGCGGGCGCGAGGTGATCGATCTCAGCCATGCCCAGATCGGCGAGTTCTGCGGCAATGCGCTTGAGGTCGATGGCCGTGGCGGGCCAGTTGTGGCGCTGTCCTCGCGCGCTCTGGCGGCGCTGGAGCCCGCGCAGGTCAAGGCGCTGGAACGTCACGCGAGCCTTCTGCCACTCGAGATCCCGACGATCGAGCTTGCGGGCGGCTCGGTCCGCTGCATGTTGGCGGGCGTCCATCTGGTCGCGCGCACGCAGCTGGCCGAAGCCGCCTGAGGCCCCGACGCATTGACTTCGGGCGCCCCTTGCCAAGCCGTGAGGGGCGTCTTCGCATGTGAGATGCGGGTAGGCTTATCTCTGCCCGCGAATGCAGGCCCTGATCTTGCTACACAGACTGCCTGCGACGCCGCCGATTCCGCCTCTGCCGCGCCCCCCGCAGCCCGGATTTAACTTTTGCGTCCCGCTTTCCATTAACAGTATCCTCAGCGCCTGAACTTCTATATGGCTTCGTCACCAAGACGGCATGAGCATCGAAAGCGATCCAGCGCAGAATGACGGATATGGCCAGCACCAGCGAAAAGATCAAAAGTGGTGAATTTACGCTGCTGTCGAGTGCTGATTACTTTGCGTCAAATCACCTGCTCAATCGCAATCTGACCGGAAAAGGCCGAGACGCGACGCTTAAAATCCTTGAAGCCGCGCGTATTATCCTGGTGGAAAAAGGATATAGCGAGCTTACATTGCGTGAAGTTTCGCGTGCGGCGAATGTGAGGCTCGGGAACCTTCAATATTACTATCCGACCAGAGACGCGCTTCTTGAGGATCTTTTTAAGCTGATCTCCTCTGCTTATGAGCAAAGGCTTGAAGAGATCAAATTCGAAAGCGAGGCTGCTCCTCAGGAAAAGTTCAGCATGATGATCAATTTCCTGTTTGGCGATAGCCTTGAAAGATCCGTGAGCAGATTGTTTTTCGATATTTGGGCCTTGTCGCAAAGAGCCGATCATGTGGCGACACAGGTCGCGAAAATGTACGGACGTCTTCAAGCGCGGATTGAGGATATCATTGAAGAGCTAAGCCCAGAAATGCCCGCTGAAACACGAGAAGAGCGCGCGGCCTGCGTGCTGTTCTTCCTGGAAGGAAATATGGTGCGGATGAATGTGCGGGGGGATCGTCCGTCTTTCGATCCCGACAGTGAACTTGCGAAAGCGATCTGGAAACTCGCAATCTGGCCATGATCGACAGATGATCTACGATTTGCGGGTTATTCCTTAACCGAGAACACGGCTATTTCCAAAAATTTCGCAACTCCTTTGCGCAATCCGCCGACGCCATGGTTCATATCTGCGTCGAAGATCAGGCTATCTCCGGCGTCGAGCTTGAAGCATTCTTTGCCGTAGGTATAGTCCATCCCGCCTTCCAGCATATAAATGAACCCCATCCCGAAATCACGGCCCGTTGCATAGTTGCGCAGATTTTCTTTACTCAGCGTCACCAGCGACGGTTCAATTGACACGC
Protein-coding sequences here:
- the ctlX gene encoding citrulline utilization hydrolase CtlX, whose translation is MPASVQSPRAVVMIRPHHFTPNPSTAADNAFQTEDALRSAAEIARAAHSEATRAAEALQAAGVTVHLFEDETTETPDSVFPNNWFSTHAGGHVAIYPMYSPNRRKERRPDIIEMLKHRYRVQDVIDYSGLEQDRIYLEGTGAMVLDHIERVAYAARSMRTNEVILERFCTHFNFEPIVFDAVDAQGKPVYHTNVLMCIGTDFAMIGLDTVKDAARRAEIRDRLAGSGREVIDLSHAQIGEFCGNALEVDGRGGPVVALSSRALAALEPAQVKALERHASLLPLEIPTIELAGGSVRCMLAGVHLVARTQLAEAA
- a CDS encoding TetR/AcrR family transcriptional regulator, translated to MASTSEKIKSGEFTLLSSADYFASNHLLNRNLTGKGRDATLKILEAARIILVEKGYSELTLREVSRAANVRLGNLQYYYPTRDALLEDLFKLISSAYEQRLEEIKFESEAAPQEKFSMMINFLFGDSLERSVSRLFFDIWALSQRADHVATQVAKMYGRLQARIEDIIEELSPEMPAETREERAACVLFFLEGNMVRMNVRGDRPSFDPDSELAKAIWKLAIWP